In one window of Musa acuminata AAA Group cultivar baxijiao chromosome BXJ3-2, Cavendish_Baxijiao_AAA, whole genome shotgun sequence DNA:
- the LOC103975633 gene encoding BTB/POZ domain-containing protein NPY4 isoform X1 translates to MKYMKLGSKPDAFQADGNNIRFVATELATDIVINVGDVKFYLHKFPLLSKSPRLQKLVAATNEENSDEIDIPDIPGGPAAFEICAKFCYGMIVTLNAYNVVAARCAAEYLEMHETIEKGNLIYKIDVFLNSSILRAWKDSIIVLQTTKSLLPWAEDLKVVSNCIDSIASKASIDPSDVEWSYTYNRRKLPSENGLDSHWNGVRKQQSVPKDWWVEDLCDLEVDLYKRVIVAIKTEGKMSDVVIGEALKAYAYRRLPGFSKGTVTCGSDSMKTRTVLETIVWLLPTELGSVSCSFLLKMLRAASILECGEIYKKELIKRIGCQLHEAPVSDLLIPAAAGETVYDVDLVSSVVQEFVMQESGTTQSSPEASEELVEIVSPIFVSAGSKVLVAKLVDEYLAEIAKDPNLPLSKFIELAGLVSAASRPVHDGLYCAIDTYLKEHPDLTKSEKKKICALMDCKKLSADACIHAVQNERLPLRVVVQVLFFEQMRAAGAMAGGATELPGNIRAAFLRENGGSYGSSRSAITTNTEDEWDGVPTTAGNLNSLKSVNLSSRGGGSQRSSGSGDVNKHGDDKANDKVKGIPMSKKILNKLWSSKGQGSENSSSDMSESPDSSNQEEAKSTHSRNTRHSVS, encoded by the exons TTCCCTCTTCTATCCAAAAGTCCTCGCTTGCAAAAGTTGGTGGCAGCTACAAACGAGGAAAACAGTGATGAGATTGACATACCTGATATTCCAGGTGGTCCTGCTGCCTTTGAAATTTGTGCTAAATTTTGTTATGGCATGATTGTCACGTTGAATGCATACAACGTTGTTGCCGCTCGCTGCGCGGCAGAGTATCTTGAAATGCATGAAACCATTGAGAAGGGGAACCTCATTTACAAAATCGATGTGTTCCTGAATTCCAGCATTTTACGTGCTTGGAAGGATTCCATCATTGTTCTTCAGACAACAAAGTCTCTGCTACCTTGGGCAGAGGACTTGAAGGTGGTCAGCAACTGCATTGACTCTATAGCTTCCAAAGCATCCATTGATCCTTCTGATGTTGAGTGGTCCTACACCTACAACAGGAGAAAACTTCCATCTGAAAATGGTCTTGATTCACACTGGAATGGTGTTAGGAAACAACAATCTGTGCCCAAAGATTGGTGGGTTGAGGACCTATGTGATCTAGAAGTGGATTTATATAAGCGGGTTATAGTTGCCATCAAGACCGAGGGGAAGATGTCAGATGTTGTGATCGGAGAAGCGCTGAAAGCTTATGCATACAGGAGGCTTCCAGGTTTTTCCAAGGGTACAGTAACCTGCGGAAGTGATTCCATGAAGACTCGAACGGTGCTCGAAACAATTGTTTGGTTATTACCAACAGAATTAGGTTCGGTTTCATGCAGTTTCCTGCTCAAGATGTTAAGAGCTGCAAGCATATTGGAATGTGGAGAAATATATAAGAAGGAATTGATCAAGAGAATCGGATGCCAGTTACATGAAGCTCCTgtgtctgaccttttgatacctgcTGCTGCAGGAGAGACTGTATACGATGTCGACCTAGTTTCAAGTGTTGTCCAGGAGTTTGTGATGCAGGAGAGTGGCACTACACAAAGCAGTCCTGAGGCCTCCGAGGAACTTGTGGAGATCGTGAGCCCGATCTTTGTTTCTGCAGGTTCGAAAGTTCTTGTTGCAAAGCTGGTTGACGAGTACCTTGCTGAAATTGCAAAAGACCCCAATCTACCTCTTTCAAAATTTATTGAACTTGCTGGACTGGTTTCAGCTGCATCAAGGCCAGTGCATGATGGACTTTACTGTGCTATCGATACGTATCTGAAG GAGCATCCAGATCTAACAAAAAGCGAAAAGAAGAAAATATGTGCTCTGATGGACTGTAAAAAGCTCTCAGCAGATGCATGCATACATGCTGTGCAAAACGAGCGGCTTCCTCTTCGTGTGGTGGTCCAAGTTCTCTTCTTTGAGCAGATGCGAGCAGCTGGAGCTATGGCCGGTGGTGCAACCGAGCTCCCTGGAAACATCAGGGCGGCGTTCCTCCGGGAAAATGGTGGTTCCTATGGAAGTTCCAGATCAGCCATCACAACCAACACCGAGGACGAGTGGGATGGTGTCCCGACTACTGCTGGAAACCTGAATTCTCTCAAGTCTGTGAACTTGTCCAGCAGAGGTGGAGGGAGTCAGCGGAGCAGCGGCAGTGGTGATGTCAATAAGCATGGTGATGATAAGGCCAATGACAAAGTCAAGGGAATTCCGATGTCGAAGAAGATACTGAACAAGCTGTGGTCAAGCAAAGGGCAAGGCAGCGAAAACAGCAGCTCGGACATGTCCGAGAGCCCCGACTCCAGCAATCAAGAGGAAGCCAAGTCTACTCATTCAAGGAACACAAGGCATTCGGTCTCATAG
- the LOC103975633 gene encoding BTB/POZ domain-containing protein NPY2 isoform X2 has product MIVTLNAYNVVAARCAAEYLEMHETIEKGNLIYKIDVFLNSSILRAWKDSIIVLQTTKSLLPWAEDLKVVSNCIDSIASKASIDPSDVEWSYTYNRRKLPSENGLDSHWNGVRKQQSVPKDWWVEDLCDLEVDLYKRVIVAIKTEGKMSDVVIGEALKAYAYRRLPGFSKGTVTCGSDSMKTRTVLETIVWLLPTELGSVSCSFLLKMLRAASILECGEIYKKELIKRIGCQLHEAPVSDLLIPAAAGETVYDVDLVSSVVQEFVMQESGTTQSSPEASEELVEIVSPIFVSAGSKVLVAKLVDEYLAEIAKDPNLPLSKFIELAGLVSAASRPVHDGLYCAIDTYLKEHPDLTKSEKKKICALMDCKKLSADACIHAVQNERLPLRVVVQVLFFEQMRAAGAMAGGATELPGNIRAAFLRENGGSYGSSRSAITTNTEDEWDGVPTTAGNLNSLKSVNLSSRGGGSQRSSGSGDVNKHGDDKANDKVKGIPMSKKILNKLWSSKGQGSENSSSDMSESPDSSNQEEAKSTHSRNTRHSVS; this is encoded by the exons ATGATTGTCACGTTGAATGCATACAACGTTGTTGCCGCTCGCTGCGCGGCAGAGTATCTTGAAATGCATGAAACCATTGAGAAGGGGAACCTCATTTACAAAATCGATGTGTTCCTGAATTCCAGCATTTTACGTGCTTGGAAGGATTCCATCATTGTTCTTCAGACAACAAAGTCTCTGCTACCTTGGGCAGAGGACTTGAAGGTGGTCAGCAACTGCATTGACTCTATAGCTTCCAAAGCATCCATTGATCCTTCTGATGTTGAGTGGTCCTACACCTACAACAGGAGAAAACTTCCATCTGAAAATGGTCTTGATTCACACTGGAATGGTGTTAGGAAACAACAATCTGTGCCCAAAGATTGGTGGGTTGAGGACCTATGTGATCTAGAAGTGGATTTATATAAGCGGGTTATAGTTGCCATCAAGACCGAGGGGAAGATGTCAGATGTTGTGATCGGAGAAGCGCTGAAAGCTTATGCATACAGGAGGCTTCCAGGTTTTTCCAAGGGTACAGTAACCTGCGGAAGTGATTCCATGAAGACTCGAACGGTGCTCGAAACAATTGTTTGGTTATTACCAACAGAATTAGGTTCGGTTTCATGCAGTTTCCTGCTCAAGATGTTAAGAGCTGCAAGCATATTGGAATGTGGAGAAATATATAAGAAGGAATTGATCAAGAGAATCGGATGCCAGTTACATGAAGCTCCTgtgtctgaccttttgatacctgcTGCTGCAGGAGAGACTGTATACGATGTCGACCTAGTTTCAAGTGTTGTCCAGGAGTTTGTGATGCAGGAGAGTGGCACTACACAAAGCAGTCCTGAGGCCTCCGAGGAACTTGTGGAGATCGTGAGCCCGATCTTTGTTTCTGCAGGTTCGAAAGTTCTTGTTGCAAAGCTGGTTGACGAGTACCTTGCTGAAATTGCAAAAGACCCCAATCTACCTCTTTCAAAATTTATTGAACTTGCTGGACTGGTTTCAGCTGCATCAAGGCCAGTGCATGATGGACTTTACTGTGCTATCGATACGTATCTGAAG GAGCATCCAGATCTAACAAAAAGCGAAAAGAAGAAAATATGTGCTCTGATGGACTGTAAAAAGCTCTCAGCAGATGCATGCATACATGCTGTGCAAAACGAGCGGCTTCCTCTTCGTGTGGTGGTCCAAGTTCTCTTCTTTGAGCAGATGCGAGCAGCTGGAGCTATGGCCGGTGGTGCAACCGAGCTCCCTGGAAACATCAGGGCGGCGTTCCTCCGGGAAAATGGTGGTTCCTATGGAAGTTCCAGATCAGCCATCACAACCAACACCGAGGACGAGTGGGATGGTGTCCCGACTACTGCTGGAAACCTGAATTCTCTCAAGTCTGTGAACTTGTCCAGCAGAGGTGGAGGGAGTCAGCGGAGCAGCGGCAGTGGTGATGTCAATAAGCATGGTGATGATAAGGCCAATGACAAAGTCAAGGGAATTCCGATGTCGAAGAAGATACTGAACAAGCTGTGGTCAAGCAAAGGGCAAGGCAGCGAAAACAGCAGCTCGGACATGTCCGAGAGCCCCGACTCCAGCAATCAAGAGGAAGCCAAGTCTACTCATTCAAGGAACACAAGGCATTCGGTCTCATAG
- the LOC135630951 gene encoding LOB domain-containing protein 37-like: MSCSGCRVLRKGCSDTCVLRPCIQWIDGADAQAHATVFVAKFVGRSTLLSFLSSVPLSHRPAAFRSLLYEACGRTINPVNGATGLLWTGNWHLCQAAVDTVLGGGTIRPLLELGGDADVEELYRYQKGGASSSSSSPPRKRTRDPESKVSPKFDLDLCLMPLSPEAQGKGNWRASTPSATSESSVTTTNEGCTGDKTAEEKPTLLNLFA, translated from the exons ATGAGCTGCAGCGGTTGCCGGGTACtgcgcaagggctgcagcgacacCTGCGTCCTCCGTCCGTGCATCCAGTGGATCGATGGGGCCGACGCCCAGGCGCACGCCACCGTCTTCGTCGCCAAGTTCGTCGGCCGCTCCAccctcctctccttcctctcctccgtCCCCCTTTCCCATCGCCCAG CTGCGTTCCGATCCTTGCTTTACGAGGCGTGCGGCCGCACCATCAACCCGGTCAACGGCGCGACGGGGCTGCTGTGGACCGGGAACTGGCACTTGTGCCAGGCGGCGGTGGACACGGTGCTGGGAGGCGGAACCATTCGACCGCTGCTGGAACTCGGCGGCGATGCCGACGTGGAGGAGCTGTACAGGTATCAGAAGGGAGGTgcgtcgtcttcttcctcctcgccgCCGCGGAAGAGGACGAGGGATCCGGAGAGCAAGGTGTCTCCCAAGTTCGATCTGGACCTCTGCTTGATGCCGCTTTCACCGGAGGCACAGGGGAAGGGCAATTGGCGCGCGTCTACGCCGTCGGCAACGTCGGAGAGCTCGGTGACGACGACGAACGAGGGATGTACCGGAGATAAAACGGCAGAGGAGAAGCCGACGCTTCTAAATCTCTTCGCCTAA